The Manis javanica isolate MJ-LG chromosome 6, MJ_LKY, whole genome shotgun sequence genome contains a region encoding:
- the LOC140850147 gene encoding olfactory receptor 4P4-like, giving the protein MENHRNISEFILLGLSYDQNIQIFCFVLFLFCYVALLVGNLLILVSIQCSPLFHQPMYYFLLHLASIDICYTSTVTPKLIADLLVERKTISYGNCMLQVLTMHFFGGTEIFILTSMAFDRYVAICRPLHYMTIMSRTRCNLLILAAWGGGAVHAFPLFSTAVGLPFCGPNEIDHYFCDIFPLLKVACTDTYITGVLVIAFSGMVALVTFVVLFVSYGIILFTLRNLSAEGRRKALSTCWSHINVVILFFGPVIFIYLRPPTTFPEDKILALFYTIIAPMFNPLIYTLRNTEMKNTMRKVWCQTLYSKGACN; this is encoded by the coding sequence atggaaaaccATAGAAACATCTCAGAATTCATCCTTTTGGGACTTTCTTATGACCAGAACATACAAATATTTTGCTTTGTGCTCTTCTTATTCTGTTACGTGGCTCTCTTGGTAGGAAACCTTCTGATCCTTGTCTCCATCCAATGCAGTCCTCTTTTTCACCAACCAATGTACTACTTCCTCCTTCACTTAGCCTCCATAGACATCTGCTATACTTCTACTGTGACACCAAAATTAATTGCTGACCTTCTAGTGGAAAGAAAAACCATCTCCTACGGTAACTGCATGTTACAGGTCCTTACCATGCACTTCTTTGGCGGTACTGAGATCTTCATCCTTACGTCCATGGCCTTTGATCGCTACGTTGCCATCTGCAGACCTCTCCACTACATGACCATCATGAGCAGGACAAGGTGCAACCTGCTGATCTTAGCTGCTTGGGGTGGTGGGGCTGTTCATgcctttcctctgttttctacAGCAGTTGGGCTGCCCTTCTGTGGTCCTAATGAGATTGATCACTACTTTTGTGATATTTTTCCTCTGCTGAAAGTTGCCTGCACTGACACCTACATCACCGGTGTTCTCGTGATTGCCTTTTCAGGTATGGTTGCCTTAGTAACCTTTGTTGtcttatttgtttcttatggcaTTATATTGTTCACTCTAAGAAACCTCTCGGCTGAGGGAAGACGCAAAGCTCTCTCTACCTGTTGGTCTCACATCAATGTGGTCATCTTATTTTTTGGGCCTGTCATTTTTATCTACCTTAGACCTCCTACTACTTTTCCTGAGGACAAAATACTTGCACTATTTTACACCATCATTGCTCCTATGTTCAATCCCTTAATCTACACCCtgagaaatacagagatgaaAAACACTATGAGAAAAGTCTGGTGTCAAACATTATATTCCAAGGGAGCATGCAATTAA